A genomic region of Miscanthus floridulus cultivar M001 chromosome 3, ASM1932011v1, whole genome shotgun sequence contains the following coding sequences:
- the LOC136546116 gene encoding uncharacterized protein isoform X2, with protein MAEAGRRTLVLVNLAAIMERADEALLPAVYGEVGAALGATPVALGALTLYRSAVQAACYPLAAYAAVRYNRAHVIAVGAVLWAAATFLVAVSDTFAQVAIARGLNGIGLALVAPAVQSLVADCSDDNTRGAAFGWLQLTGNIGSIIGGLFSLMLASTTVMGIAGWRVAFHIVALISVVVGVLVGVFAVDPHFLHVESGEQLLPKSAWAEMKDLVREAKAVVKIPSFQIIVAQGVTGSFPWSALAFAPMWLELMGFTHNKTGLLITTFALASSLGGLLGGKMGDHFAIRFPDSGRIVLSQISSASAIPLAALLLLGLPDNSSSGFLHGLVMFIMGLSISWNGPATNKQPNIC; from the exons ATGGCGGAGGCGGGGAGGCGGACGCTGGTGCTGGTGAACCTGGCGGCCATCATGGAGCGCGCCGACGAGGCGCTGCTGCCCGCGGTGTACGGGGAGGTGGGCGCCGCGCTGGGCGCCACGCCCGTGGCGCTCGGCGCGCTCACGCTCTACCGCTCCGCCGTGCAGGCCGCCTGCTACCcgctcgccgcctacgccgccgTGCGCTACAACCGCGCCCACGTTATCGCCGTTGGGGCCGTTCTCTGGGCCGCCGCCACCTTCCTCGTCGCCGTCTCCGACACCTTCGCCCAG GTAGCGATAGCTAGAGGTTTGAATGGTATTGGCCTAGCACTTGTCGCCCCAGCAGTCCAATCTCTAGTGGCAGATTGCTCTGATGATAATACTCGAGGCGCCGCATTTGGATGGCTTCAACTCACAGGCAATATTGGTTCAATTATTGGTGGTTTGTTTTCCCTGATGCTAGCATCAACCACAGTCATGGGTATTGCCGGTTGGCGTGTTGCATTTCACATTGTTGCTCTTATAAGTGTTGTAGTCGGTGTGTTGGTTGGCGTATTCGCAGTGGACCCCCATTTCCTCCATGTTGAAAGTGGCGAGCAGCTGTTGCCCAAGTCTGCATGGGCAGAGATGAAGGATTTGGTGAGAGAAGCCAAGGCTGTTGTAAAAATCCCATCATTTCAGATCATTGTGGCTCAGGGTGTCACAGGCTCGTTTCCATGGTCTGCCCTGGCCTTTGCCCCAATGTGGTTGGAGCTGATGGGGTTTACACATAACAAAACTGGACTCCTCATAACAACATTTGCACTGGCAAGCTCACTTGGAGGGCTATTAGGTGGAAAGATGGGGGATCACTTTGCTATTCGCTTCCCAGATTCTGGTCGAATAGTCCTGTCACAGATAAGCTCGGCTTCTGCTATTCCACTGGCTGCTCTATTGCTTTTGGGGCTCCCTGATAACTCCTCTTCTGGTTTCTTGCATGGACTTGTCATGTTTATTATGGGGCTGAGCATCTCCTGGAACGGTCCCGCAACTAACAAGCAA CCCAATATTTGCTGA
- the LOC136546116 gene encoding uncharacterized protein isoform X1, translated as MAEAGRRTLVLVNLAAIMERADEALLPAVYGEVGAALGATPVALGALTLYRSAVQAACYPLAAYAAVRYNRAHVIAVGAVLWAAATFLVAVSDTFAQVAIARGLNGIGLALVAPAVQSLVADCSDDNTRGAAFGWLQLTGNIGSIIGGLFSLMLASTTVMGIAGWRVAFHIVALISVVVGVLVGVFAVDPHFLHVESGEQLLPKSAWAEMKDLVREAKAVVKIPSFQIIVAQGVTGSFPWSALAFAPMWLELMGFTHNKTGLLITTFALASSLGGLLGGKMGDHFAIRFPDSGRIVLSQISSASAIPLAALLLLGLPDNSSSGFLHGLVMFIMGLSISWNGPATNNPIFAEIVPERSRTSIYALDRSFESVLASFAPPVVGFLAEHVYGYNPISYGAADDNVGRDKSNADALAKALYTSIAIPMLLCCFIYSLLYRTYPRDRERARMDTLITSELQQIELERCHGLGGYYSGRKEDATVVDMEYSEEDFDADDDEKGLMEQQAKQSGSVKWHSSDSQNL; from the exons ATGGCGGAGGCGGGGAGGCGGACGCTGGTGCTGGTGAACCTGGCGGCCATCATGGAGCGCGCCGACGAGGCGCTGCTGCCCGCGGTGTACGGGGAGGTGGGCGCCGCGCTGGGCGCCACGCCCGTGGCGCTCGGCGCGCTCACGCTCTACCGCTCCGCCGTGCAGGCCGCCTGCTACCcgctcgccgcctacgccgccgTGCGCTACAACCGCGCCCACGTTATCGCCGTTGGGGCCGTTCTCTGGGCCGCCGCCACCTTCCTCGTCGCCGTCTCCGACACCTTCGCCCAG GTAGCGATAGCTAGAGGTTTGAATGGTATTGGCCTAGCACTTGTCGCCCCAGCAGTCCAATCTCTAGTGGCAGATTGCTCTGATGATAATACTCGAGGCGCCGCATTTGGATGGCTTCAACTCACAGGCAATATTGGTTCAATTATTGGTGGTTTGTTTTCCCTGATGCTAGCATCAACCACAGTCATGGGTATTGCCGGTTGGCGTGTTGCATTTCACATTGTTGCTCTTATAAGTGTTGTAGTCGGTGTGTTGGTTGGCGTATTCGCAGTGGACCCCCATTTCCTCCATGTTGAAAGTGGCGAGCAGCTGTTGCCCAAGTCTGCATGGGCAGAGATGAAGGATTTGGTGAGAGAAGCCAAGGCTGTTGTAAAAATCCCATCATTTCAGATCATTGTGGCTCAGGGTGTCACAGGCTCGTTTCCATGGTCTGCCCTGGCCTTTGCCCCAATGTGGTTGGAGCTGATGGGGTTTACACATAACAAAACTGGACTCCTCATAACAACATTTGCACTGGCAAGCTCACTTGGAGGGCTATTAGGTGGAAAGATGGGGGATCACTTTGCTATTCGCTTCCCAGATTCTGGTCGAATAGTCCTGTCACAGATAAGCTCGGCTTCTGCTATTCCACTGGCTGCTCTATTGCTTTTGGGGCTCCCTGATAACTCCTCTTCTGGTTTCTTGCATGGACTTGTCATGTTTATTATGGGGCTGAGCATCTCCTGGAACGGTCCCGCAACTAACAA CCCAATATTTGCTGAGATTGTACCTGAGaggtcaagaacaagtatctatGCATTGGACCGTTCTTTTGAGTCAGTTTTAGCTTCATTTGCTCCACCGGTTGTTGGGTTTCTAGCTGAGCATGTTTATGGCTACAATCCCATCTCCTATGGAGCTGCAGATGACAATGTTGGCAGGGATAAATCAAATGCTGATGCCCTAGCCAAAGCTCTGTACACGTCGATCGCCATCCCTATGCTGCTTTGCTGCTTCATCTACTCCCTGTTGTACCGCACATACCCACGCGACAGGGAGAGGGCAAGGATGGACACTCTGATCActtcagagctccagcagattgAACTGGAAAGATGTCATGGGCTAGGGGGTTATTATTCTGGAAGGAAGGAGGACGCCACTGTGGTCGATATGGAGTACAGCGAGGAAGATTTcgatgccgatgatgatgaaaagGGGCTGATGGAACAGCAGGCTAAGCAGAGTGGCAGTGTCAAGTGGCACAGTAGTGATTCACAAAATTTGTGA